From Isachenkonia alkalipeptolytica:
TTTCCTATATCATGATAGAATGCTCCGACTCTTGCTAATAGGGCATTTCCTTCCACGGCGTCTGCGGCTGCTTCACTTAAGTTCCCCACAATAATGCTGTGATGGTAGGTGCCCGGTGCTTCCAGTAATAATTTTTTTAGCAAAGGTTGATTAGGATTCGACATTTCCATCAGTTTTAAGTGGGTAAGGACCCCAAAAGCCCATTCCCAAAAGGGAAGAGTTCCTATGGTAAGCACGGCAGCGAACCCTCCGCCGATGGCCCCGTAACCTGCATGAATAAAGATCTCATTTATCTCATTGCTATTGATAAAGCCGATCCCCATGATTACAAAGAAATTCGCAGCCCCTACAACAAAACCCGAAAGTAAAATATTACCCCGTTGTTGGGTCCTATAGGCCATTAAAGCTCCCAGAGTTCCTCCAACCATTAACATGATCAACAAGGTCAAGGAGTTATCGATTATCAATACTGCCATTACAGATAAAATAATATTGGATACGATGGCCACCTGAGGATTGATTAAAATTGACAACAGCATCGCCGCCGTTGCTACAGGGATTACAAAAATCCCAATCACCGAAAATACTTTTGATATCATTAAGGTCGATAATATAATTAATACCAGCATTAACAGAGATTTCAAATCATAAATTAACTTTTTATGGAAGAACATCAAATAGAATACCAACGTCAACAGTAAAAGCATCACAATAATAATTATTCCCAGATAGAGTAAATAGTCCAGTCGGCCATCCTCCGCCAGCAGTCCCAATTCTCTTAAAATCTGCATTTGACTGGCGGAGATCCGCTCACCTTCTCTTACAATCAACTCATCCTGACCGATTATGACGCTGTCCACATCTTCCATAGCCTGTTGCTTTAACTCTTCCGTTCGCTGGGCGTCATAAAATTCATTGGGTCTGATGCTTTGGCTAAACAAGCGAATGCCAAAAAGTTTTAAAGGTTCGCTGAAATCATCAAGACTTCGGATGGATTCCTCAGCGGAAGCTTTAACCGTTGGCAGATCCTCTAGGCGAATCCCCCCATTTAACTGCTCCGCAGCGATCTCATAGAGATAGCTCTCCAAATGTTCGATGGATTCCCGGGAATCTGAAAGGGCACCTGTTATGATGTTTTCTCCCAGGGTTACCGGATTTTCATCCTGCATAGCCTTCGT
This genomic window contains:
- a CDS encoding HD family phosphohydrolase, yielding MKIYSSIFNKISNSRIKKLLSKSAVQYLLLVLFLLLGTLGIFILSLRPDKVDVNLGQRAPQNIHAPKTIEDVRTTENLRNEASNAVEAQFRIDSDVRNEVQRDIENTFEILYSVKEDEDLTEEEKTKAMQDENPVTLGENIITGALSDSRESIEHLESYLYEIAAEQLNGGIRLEDLPTVKASAEESIRSLDDFSEPLKLFGIRLFSQSIRPNEFYDAQRTEELKQQAMEDVDSVIIGQDELIVREGERISASQMQILRELGLLAEDGRLDYLLYLGIIIIVMLLLLTLVFYLMFFHKKLIYDLKSLLMLVLIILSTLMISKVFSVIGIFVIPVATAAMLLSILINPQVAIVSNIILSVMAVLIIDNSLTLLIMLMVGGTLGALMAYRTQQRGNILLSGFVVGAANFFVIMGIGFINSNEINEIFIHAGYGAIGGGFAAVLTIGTLPFWEWAFGVLTHLKLMEMSNPNQPLLKKLLLEAPGTYHHSIIVGNLSEAAADAVEGNALLARVGAFYHDIGKTTKPYFFKENQFGVDNPHEKIKPLKSSSIITGHVTDGLKVAKEHKLHKDVVEFIKSHHGNTLVAYFYHKEKELNKGMGGVEEEAFRYQGPKPATKETAIVMLADSVEAAIRSIPEPNKEKIENLIEKILQGKLQDGQLEESHLTLKELQRIKTVFMNTLLGIYHERIEYPEEEGNKI